A stretch of the Gemmatirosa kalamazoonensis genome encodes the following:
- a CDS encoding sulfotransferase family protein — translation MTAKVFCIGFHKTGTKSLTAALGTLGYRVTGPNGVRDPDIATKVLDLANALVPKYDAFQDNPWPIIYREMDARYPGSKFILTLRDRDAWIRSQVNHFGTEVTPMRQWIYGEHAGFPAGNEDIYLARYDRHNAEVREYFAHRPDDLLVMPIDDSADWEPLCRFLGRPIPDVPFPHRNKGSDRQVRRERGEGPPPHLGLVDVAAPRSTAGGFLRRLLGRGR, via the coding sequence ATGACCGCGAAGGTGTTCTGCATCGGGTTCCACAAGACCGGCACGAAGAGCCTCACCGCGGCCCTCGGCACGCTCGGCTACCGCGTCACGGGGCCGAACGGCGTGCGCGACCCGGACATCGCGACGAAGGTGCTCGACCTCGCGAACGCGCTCGTGCCGAAGTACGACGCGTTCCAGGACAACCCGTGGCCGATCATCTACCGCGAGATGGACGCGCGGTACCCGGGGAGCAAGTTCATCCTGACGCTGCGCGACCGCGACGCGTGGATCCGGAGCCAGGTGAACCACTTCGGCACCGAGGTCACCCCGATGCGCCAGTGGATCTACGGCGAGCATGCGGGCTTTCCGGCGGGGAACGAGGACATCTATCTCGCGCGCTACGACCGGCACAACGCGGAGGTGCGGGAGTACTTCGCGCACCGTCCCGACGACCTGCTCGTGATGCCGATCGACGACAGCGCGGACTGGGAGCCGCTGTGCCGGTTCCTCGGCCGCCCGATCCCCGACGTGCCGTTCCCGCACCGCAACAAGGGCAGCGATCGGCAGGTCCGGCGCGAGCGGGGCGAGGGGCCGCCGCCGCACCTCGGGCTCGTCGACGTCGCGGCGCCGAGGTCGACGGCGGGCGGATTCCTCCGGCGGCTGCTGGGGCGGGGACGCTAG
- a CDS encoding non-ribosomal peptide synthetase has product MADAYGLSPLQQGMLYHWLRAPEAGVDLEQIGCTLHGVDVARFLRAWERVTARHAALRTRFRWEDVDAPRQEVVDGVDGVDGVDAAPLAVHVEDVRALDAAAQRRRVAAYLAADRRAGFRLDALPLFRLALFRSAADRHEFVWSFPHIILDGRSFIIVLREVLATYHALEAGEEPAPPTAPAPPAPPAPPAPRAYREFIDWLDRQDPAPAAAYWAEALRGYAEPVFPDLPAPAPDPDAEAPAYTDRALALSVEDTDALKAFAARHELTLNTLVQGAWALLLARYTGAEDVVFGATRACRRTPLDGDPAVRDMVGLFINTLPVRVRIPAEQPVVAWLRGIRASQVAVRVAEHTPLPAVQAASAVPSSTPLFDTILVYENERQTTSFERLDPARCRGFYFREQTTFPLSVRGYGEAALLLRIEYYRARFADAAIERMLGHLATLLREMVAKGDRPLAELEMMTPAEREELLAVWSGSNATAHPERRGATMPALFAAQAARTPDAIALEFGDATMTYAELDARAATLGRALAARGVGPGVLVGVCVERSMDMYVALMGIHKAGGAHLPLDPEYPVERLAYMLADARTPLLLTQERVAATSLATLTAHAESLGAPPAALLCLDRDWPQIVRDAAGAPAPALAAPEDVCYVIYTSGSTGRPKGVVLEHRGLANLLLAMRERPGLAPRDAMLAVTTISFDMAVPELFLPLVVGARIVIAPRSAAVDGEALAALIERHRVTVVQATPVTWRMLLEVGWTNPRGAKLLCGGEALAASLAESLLAGGGELWNMYGPTETTVWSAADRVTAAGPEPVAPVGRPIDATTFYVLDDRMRPVPLGVGGELHIGGVGVARGYLDRPELTAQRFVPDPFGTRDSGLGTRVPDESRVPSPASRLYRTGDRVRFRPDGRLDFLGRMDGQVKLRGYRIELGEIEATLVALDAVRNAAVVLRADAGSEPRLVAYYVAVDGATTTAAELRAALGRTLPAHMVPSSYVELPALPITPTGKIDRKALPAPEAEPARDDVVAPRDDVEARVLRIWEEVLRVTGLGVTDRFNDVGGHSLAAVKVFTRIGKEFGRRLQLVTILKHDTVEQLAALLRAPADAASWQCVVPFGDAGAAGVPVFCPHGKMGNVLIYERFAAAIGGRHPVYGLQALGNWGTQEPHETIEAMAAYYADEILKVRPHGPYIFFGLSMGGWIAVELARVMRERGHEVPLVALYDQPAPGHPTYTLGARIAHWLYDHGGVRLKTLRAVLDADPGQGRSARTLYRRVQRVRRWWLEKARGDWLAWKYEHRRAPHDLALPERVTRFSLAARRIARRYRGRFYDGTIVLFRAAEQRAGARLDATYGWGELAAEVVTHDLPGGHTAGLREPLVGELARRFLACAAGPASADAPAVDSVLAGVGD; this is encoded by the coding sequence ATGGCGGACGCGTACGGGCTGTCGCCGCTGCAGCAGGGGATGCTGTACCACTGGCTGCGGGCACCGGAGGCGGGGGTCGACCTCGAGCAGATCGGCTGCACGCTGCACGGCGTGGACGTGGCGCGGTTCCTCCGCGCGTGGGAGCGGGTCACGGCGCGCCACGCCGCGCTCCGCACGCGCTTCCGCTGGGAGGACGTCGACGCCCCGCGGCAGGAGGTCGTCGACGGCGTCGACGGCGTGGACGGCGTCGACGCGGCGCCGCTCGCCGTGCACGTGGAGGACGTGCGCGCGCTCGACGCCGCCGCGCAGCGCCGCCGCGTGGCGGCGTACCTCGCGGCCGACCGCCGCGCGGGCTTCCGGCTCGACGCGCTGCCGCTGTTCCGGCTCGCGCTCTTCCGCAGCGCGGCCGATCGGCACGAGTTCGTGTGGAGCTTCCCGCACATCATCCTCGACGGGCGCAGCTTCATCATCGTGCTGCGCGAGGTCCTCGCGACCTACCACGCGCTGGAAGCCGGTGAGGAGCCCGCGCCGCCCACAGCACCCGCGCCGCCCGCGCCGCCCGCGCCGCCCGCGCCACGCGCATACCGCGAGTTCATCGACTGGCTCGACCGGCAGGACCCCGCGCCGGCGGCCGCGTACTGGGCGGAGGCGCTGCGCGGCTACGCGGAGCCGGTCTTCCCCGACCTCCCGGCGCCGGCGCCCGACCCCGACGCCGAGGCGCCGGCGTACACCGACCGCGCGCTCGCGCTGTCGGTCGAGGATACGGACGCGCTGAAGGCGTTCGCCGCGCGGCACGAGCTGACGCTGAACACGCTGGTGCAGGGCGCGTGGGCGCTGCTGCTGGCGCGCTACACGGGGGCCGAGGACGTCGTCTTCGGCGCGACGCGCGCCTGCCGCCGCACGCCGCTCGACGGCGACCCGGCGGTGCGCGACATGGTGGGGCTGTTCATCAACACGCTGCCCGTGCGCGTGCGCATCCCCGCCGAGCAGCCCGTGGTCGCGTGGCTGCGCGGCATCCGGGCGTCGCAGGTGGCGGTGCGCGTGGCGGAGCACACGCCGCTCCCCGCGGTGCAGGCGGCGAGCGCGGTGCCGAGCAGCACGCCGCTGTTCGACACGATCCTGGTCTACGAGAACGAGCGGCAGACGACGAGCTTCGAGCGGCTGGACCCGGCGCGGTGCCGGGGCTTCTACTTCCGCGAGCAGACGACGTTCCCGCTCAGCGTGCGCGGCTACGGGGAGGCGGCGCTGCTGCTGCGGATCGAGTACTACCGGGCGCGGTTCGCCGACGCGGCGATCGAGCGGATGCTCGGCCACCTCGCGACGCTGCTGCGCGAGATGGTGGCGAAGGGCGACCGCCCGCTCGCCGAGCTGGAGATGATGACGCCCGCCGAGCGCGAGGAGCTGCTCGCGGTGTGGAGCGGGTCGAACGCGACGGCGCATCCCGAGCGCCGCGGCGCGACGATGCCCGCGCTGTTCGCCGCGCAGGCGGCGCGCACGCCCGATGCGATCGCGCTGGAGTTCGGCGACGCGACGATGACCTACGCGGAGCTCGACGCGCGCGCCGCGACGCTGGGGCGCGCGCTCGCCGCGCGCGGCGTGGGGCCGGGGGTGCTCGTCGGCGTCTGCGTGGAGCGGTCGATGGACATGTACGTGGCGCTCATGGGGATCCACAAGGCGGGCGGCGCGCACCTGCCGCTCGATCCCGAGTATCCCGTGGAGCGCCTCGCGTACATGCTCGCCGATGCGCGCACGCCGCTGCTGCTCACGCAGGAGCGCGTGGCCGCGACGAGCCTCGCGACGCTCACCGCGCACGCGGAATCGTTAGGCGCCCCGCCCGCGGCGCTGCTGTGCCTCGACCGCGACTGGCCGCAGATCGTGCGCGACGCGGCGGGCGCCCCGGCCCCGGCGCTCGCCGCGCCCGAGGATGTCTGCTACGTCATCTACACGTCGGGATCCACCGGCCGGCCGAAGGGCGTGGTGCTCGAGCACCGCGGCCTCGCGAACCTGCTGCTGGCGATGCGCGAGCGTCCGGGCCTCGCGCCGCGCGACGCGATGCTCGCCGTGACGACGATCTCGTTCGACATGGCCGTGCCGGAGCTGTTCCTGCCGCTCGTCGTCGGCGCGCGGATCGTCATCGCGCCGCGGAGCGCCGCGGTCGACGGCGAGGCGCTCGCCGCCCTCATCGAGCGGCACCGGGTCACGGTGGTGCAGGCGACGCCGGTGACGTGGCGCATGCTGCTGGAGGTCGGCTGGACGAACCCGCGCGGCGCCAAGCTGCTGTGCGGCGGCGAGGCGCTCGCCGCGTCGCTGGCCGAGTCGCTCCTGGCCGGCGGGGGCGAGCTGTGGAACATGTACGGGCCGACCGAGACGACCGTGTGGTCGGCCGCCGACCGCGTGACCGCGGCGGGCCCCGAGCCGGTCGCGCCGGTGGGGCGGCCGATCGACGCGACGACGTTCTACGTGCTCGACGACCGCATGCGTCCAGTCCCGTTAGGCGTCGGCGGCGAGCTGCACATCGGCGGCGTCGGCGTCGCGCGCGGCTATCTCGATCGTCCCGAGCTGACCGCCCAGCGGTTCGTGCCCGACCCGTTCGGGACTCGGGACTCGGGACTCGGGACTCGGGTGCCGGACGAGTCCCGAGTCCCGAGTCCCGCGTCCCGGCTCTATCGCACCGGCGACCGCGTCCGCTTCCGCCCCGACGGACGCCTCGACTTCCTCGGCCGCATGGACGGGCAGGTGAAGCTGCGCGGCTACCGCATCGAGCTCGGCGAGATCGAGGCGACGCTCGTCGCGCTCGACGCGGTGCGCAACGCCGCCGTCGTGCTGCGCGCCGACGCGGGCAGCGAGCCGCGCCTCGTGGCGTACTACGTGGCGGTCGACGGCGCGACCACGACCGCCGCCGAGCTGCGTGCGGCGCTCGGACGCACGCTGCCCGCGCACATGGTGCCGTCGTCGTACGTCGAGCTGCCCGCGCTGCCGATCACGCCGACGGGAAAGATCGACCGCAAGGCGCTCCCCGCGCCCGAGGCGGAGCCGGCGCGCGACGACGTCGTCGCGCCGCGCGACGACGTGGAGGCGCGCGTGCTGCGCATCTGGGAGGAGGTGCTGCGCGTCACGGGGCTCGGCGTCACCGACCGGTTCAACGACGTCGGCGGCCACTCGCTCGCGGCCGTGAAGGTGTTCACGCGCATCGGCAAGGAGTTCGGCCGGCGTCTGCAGCTCGTCACCATCCTGAAGCACGACACGGTGGAGCAGCTGGCCGCGCTGCTGCGCGCGCCCGCCGACGCGGCGTCGTGGCAGTGCGTCGTGCCGTTCGGCGACGCCGGCGCGGCGGGCGTGCCGGTGTTCTGCCCGCACGGCAAGATGGGCAACGTGCTGATCTACGAGCGGTTCGCGGCGGCGATCGGCGGGCGCCATCCGGTGTACGGGCTCCAGGCGTTAGGCAACTGGGGAACGCAGGAGCCGCACGAGACCATCGAGGCGATGGCCGCGTATTACGCGGACGAGATCCTGAAGGTGCGGCCGCACGGCCCGTACATCTTCTTCGGGCTGTCGATGGGCGGCTGGATCGCCGTGGAGCTCGCGCGCGTCATGCGCGAGCGCGGGCACGAGGTACCGCTCGTCGCGCTCTACGATCAGCCCGCGCCGGGCCACCCGACGTACACGCTCGGCGCACGCATCGCGCACTGGCTCTACGACCATGGCGGCGTGCGGCTGAAGACGCTCCGCGCCGTCCTCGACGCCGACCCGGGACAGGGCCGCTCGGCGCGCACGCTCTACCGGCGCGTGCAGCGCGTCCGGCGGTGGTGGCTGGAGAAGGCGCGCGGCGACTGGCTCGCGTGGAAGTACGAGCACCGGCGCGCCCCGCACGACCTCGCACTCCCGGAGCGCGTGACGCGCTTCAGCCTCGCCGCGCGCCGCATCGCGCGGCGCTACCGCGGCCGCTTCTACGACGGGACGATCGTGCTGTTCCGTGCTGCGGAGCAGCGCGCCGGCGCGCGGCTCGACGCGACCTACGGCTGGGGCGAGCTCGCCGCGGAGGTCGTGACCCACGACCTGCCCGGTGGCCACACCGCCGGCCTGCGCGAGCCGCTCGTGGGGGAGCTCGCGCGGCGCTTCCTGGCCTGCGCGGCCGGGCCCGCGTCGGCCGACGCGCCGGCCGTCGATTCGGTGCTGGCCGGCGTCGGCGACTGA
- a CDS encoding glycosyltransferase family 2 protein: MTHTQLPPPAAPAAESTAAAPRVSVLMPVYNAERYVGDAVRSVLASGFADLELLVVDDGSTDASVDAATRAAAGDRRLRVLRVPHGGVAAARDAGLRAAQGELVANLDADDAMFPERLVRQVAFLDRHPECVAVGARCVAVDAAGRPVRIVGGRYLAHEAIDGAHMQGLGGAIWNPSATFRRQAALDAGGYPATPHATGEDHDFWLRLAEVGRLANLPDVLVRYRLHDANASGGEGITERRLPVTIDNLRRAYGRRGITDREPVKGSAPPPRPAERWCDRALCRHFAGDRGGALRALVAALLLDPFAPNVRSAARLVLFSRA, encoded by the coding sequence ATGACTCACACGCAGCTCCCGCCCCCCGCCGCTCCCGCCGCCGAGTCGACCGCCGCCGCGCCCCGCGTCTCGGTGCTCATGCCGGTCTACAACGCCGAGCGCTACGTCGGCGACGCCGTGCGGAGCGTGCTCGCCAGCGGCTTCGCCGACCTCGAGCTGCTCGTCGTCGACGACGGCTCGACCGACGCGTCGGTCGACGCGGCGACGCGCGCGGCGGCGGGCGACCGGCGGCTGCGCGTGCTCCGGGTGCCGCACGGCGGCGTGGCCGCCGCGCGCGACGCCGGGCTCCGTGCGGCGCAGGGAGAGCTCGTCGCCAACCTCGACGCCGACGACGCGATGTTCCCCGAGCGGCTCGTGCGCCAGGTCGCGTTTCTCGACCGCCACCCCGAGTGCGTGGCGGTCGGGGCGCGGTGTGTCGCGGTCGACGCGGCGGGGCGGCCGGTTCGCATCGTCGGCGGCCGCTACCTGGCGCACGAGGCGATCGACGGCGCCCACATGCAGGGGCTGGGGGGCGCGATCTGGAACCCGAGTGCCACGTTCCGACGTCAGGCGGCGCTCGATGCCGGCGGGTATCCCGCGACGCCCCACGCGACGGGCGAGGACCACGACTTCTGGCTGCGGCTCGCCGAGGTCGGACGCCTGGCGAACCTGCCGGACGTGCTGGTCCGCTACCGCCTGCACGACGCGAACGCGAGCGGCGGCGAGGGGATCACCGAACGGCGGCTCCCGGTGACGATCGACAACCTGCGGCGGGCGTACGGGCGGCGCGGGATCACCGACCGCGAGCCGGTGAAAGGCAGCGCGCCGCCGCCCCGCCCCGCCGAGCGCTGGTGCGACCGCGCGCTCTGCCGCCACTTCGCCGGCGACCGCGGCGGCGCGCTGCGCGCGCTCGTCGCGGCGCTGCTCCTCGATCCGTTCGCGCCCAACGTGCGCAGCGCGGCGCGCCTCGTCCTCTTCTCTCGCGCATGA
- a CDS encoding class I SAM-dependent methyltransferase: MTLQVVAGSFRDPSGFVYTKNGTLYRQVNRVFAEEYDAVRASGLYEELASAGLLVAHAEDDPAAAATPDAHVVLRPERVPFISYPYEWSFGQLKDAALLTLDVQRRALDRGFALRDASAYNVQFVDGRPILIDTLSIGRYTVGEPWIAYRQFCEHFLAPLALMAHTDVRCAALQRQYLNGIPLDLASKLLPTRTRFSPSMLLHIHLHARAQQKYQHADVKAETGGRRMTTAALRNFLTSLRDSVEGLKWEPAGTEWADYTTNTNYSDRAHDAKKARVAEFASRAGARVAWDLGANTGLFSRAVRDAGVPTVLSFDIDPAAVERNHRAIKASGERGITPFVLDLTNPSPAQGWAHEERMSLAERGPADLVLALALVHHLAISNNVPLERVAAYLAQLGRWVVIEFVPKSDSQVRRLLTNREDVFPGYTREGFEAAFAPHFTTAACVPVEESERWLYLLERR; this comes from the coding sequence ATGACGCTGCAGGTCGTCGCCGGGTCCTTTCGAGACCCGAGCGGGTTCGTGTACACGAAGAACGGCACGCTGTATCGGCAGGTCAACCGGGTGTTCGCCGAGGAGTACGACGCGGTGCGCGCCTCGGGACTCTACGAGGAGCTCGCATCCGCCGGGCTCCTCGTCGCGCATGCGGAAGACGATCCAGCCGCCGCCGCGACACCGGACGCCCACGTGGTGCTCCGCCCGGAGCGCGTGCCGTTCATCTCGTATCCCTACGAGTGGTCGTTCGGGCAGCTGAAGGACGCCGCGCTCCTCACGCTCGACGTGCAGCGGCGCGCGCTCGACCGGGGGTTCGCCCTGCGCGACGCGAGCGCGTACAACGTGCAGTTCGTCGACGGCCGGCCGATCCTCATCGACACGCTGTCGATCGGACGCTACACGGTCGGGGAGCCGTGGATCGCGTACCGGCAGTTCTGCGAGCACTTCCTCGCCCCGCTCGCGCTCATGGCGCACACCGACGTGCGGTGCGCGGCGCTTCAGCGGCAGTACCTGAACGGTATCCCGCTCGACCTCGCGAGCAAGCTGCTGCCGACGCGCACGCGATTCAGCCCGTCGATGCTGCTGCACATCCACCTGCACGCGCGCGCGCAGCAGAAGTATCAGCACGCCGACGTGAAGGCGGAGACGGGCGGCCGCCGCATGACGACGGCGGCACTCCGCAACTTCCTCACGAGCCTGCGCGACTCCGTGGAAGGGCTGAAGTGGGAGCCCGCGGGCACGGAGTGGGCGGACTATACGACGAACACGAACTACAGCGACCGCGCGCACGACGCGAAGAAGGCGCGCGTGGCGGAGTTCGCGAGCCGCGCCGGCGCGCGCGTGGCGTGGGACCTCGGCGCGAACACGGGGCTGTTCAGCCGCGCGGTGCGTGACGCCGGCGTGCCGACGGTGCTGTCGTTCGACATCGATCCGGCGGCGGTGGAGCGCAACCATCGCGCGATCAAGGCGAGCGGCGAGCGCGGGATCACGCCGTTCGTGCTCGACCTCACGAACCCGTCGCCGGCGCAGGGGTGGGCGCACGAGGAGCGCATGTCGCTGGCCGAGCGCGGACCGGCGGATCTCGTGCTCGCGCTGGCGCTCGTGCACCACCTCGCGATCTCCAACAACGTCCCGCTCGAGCGCGTCGCGGCGTACCTCGCGCAGCTCGGCCGGTGGGTCGTGATCGAGTTCGTCCCGAAGAGCGACTCGCAGGTGCGTCGACTGCTGACGAACCGCGAGGACGTGTTCCCCGGCTACACCCGCGAGGGGTTCGAGGCCGCGTTCGCGCCCCACTTCACGACGGCGGCGTGCGTACCCGTGGAGGAGTCCGAGCGATGGCTGTATCTGTTGGAGCGCCGTTAG
- a CDS encoding alpha/beta hydrolase-fold protein: MRGDVRSLFALFACTIVSVAACGGGGSPTELLSGTPAVTTPSGGGTSTTGTTVPEAGTFVKRTVTVGGVAYPYQVFVPAAYTTGTTWPVVMALHGGHGRGSDGNLQVQQGLALVVKAQAATFPAFGVFPQIPAGETFPRETMLAIATAALDQVVATYRIDPKREYLTGISFGGVLAYTIAYRSPTRFAAFVPISCAPADAEILGVSTAAAQSSFPAVAQALRTVPMWLFHGHNDAQFSVALPRAMVAALQSAGGTVKYTEYPTGTHSENTWDTAYATPDLYTWMFAQHR, translated from the coding sequence ATGCGCGGCGATGTCCGGAGCCTGTTCGCCCTGTTCGCCTGCACGATCGTGTCGGTCGCGGCGTGCGGCGGGGGCGGATCCCCGACCGAGCTGCTGAGCGGCACCCCCGCGGTCACGACGCCGTCGGGTGGGGGAACGAGCACGACCGGCACCACGGTGCCCGAGGCGGGGACGTTCGTGAAGCGCACCGTGACGGTCGGCGGCGTGGCCTACCCGTACCAGGTCTTCGTCCCCGCGGCGTACACCACGGGCACGACGTGGCCGGTGGTGATGGCGCTCCATGGCGGCCACGGACGCGGCAGCGACGGCAACCTGCAGGTGCAGCAGGGGCTCGCGCTCGTCGTGAAGGCGCAGGCGGCGACGTTCCCCGCGTTCGGCGTGTTCCCGCAGATCCCGGCCGGCGAGACGTTCCCGCGCGAGACGATGCTCGCGATCGCGACGGCGGCGCTCGATCAGGTCGTGGCGACGTATCGCATCGACCCGAAGCGCGAGTACCTCACCGGCATCTCGTTCGGCGGCGTGCTCGCGTACACCATCGCGTACCGCAGCCCGACGCGCTTCGCCGCGTTCGTGCCGATCTCGTGCGCCCCGGCCGACGCCGAGATCCTCGGCGTGTCGACCGCCGCGGCGCAGTCGTCGTTCCCGGCGGTCGCGCAGGCGCTGCGCACGGTGCCGATGTGGCTCTTCCACGGCCACAACGACGCGCAGTTCAGCGTCGCGCTGCCGCGCGCCATGGTCGCCGCGCTGCAGAGCGCCGGCGGCACCGTGAAGTACACCGAGTACCCCACCGGCACGCACAGCGAGAACACGTGGGACACGGCGTACGCGACGCCGGATCTCTACACGTGGATGTTCGCGCAGCATCGCTGA
- a CDS encoding phospholipase: MPRLSLAPIVFVLLAACTGRDHGPRTAHAATLPPRTATATGDGFVMRTVRDGGVDYRYQVFVPRAYDAERRLPVILYLHGSGAMGTDGQQQTLAGLGETVRARRDSFPAIVVFPQAPKLEHGVGRAIFARIAMRALDDATREFHGDSARTYLTGYSFGAKLGYELLAENPSRFAAYVPVSGEVCVVCLTDRPAGANADSVLHAVIQRAGPVPMWLFHGRRDGSIPVASARRIVRIRQDMGAPVRYTELPDGTHDIWHEAYETPGLFDWLLAQHR, encoded by the coding sequence ATGCCTCGTCTCTCGCTCGCTCCGATCGTGTTCGTCCTGCTCGCCGCGTGCACCGGCCGGGACCACGGGCCGCGCACCGCCCACGCCGCGACCCTGCCACCCCGCACTGCCACCGCGACCGGCGACGGCTTCGTGATGCGCACCGTGCGCGACGGCGGCGTGGACTACCGGTACCAGGTCTTCGTTCCCCGCGCGTACGACGCCGAGCGTCGGCTGCCGGTGATCCTGTACCTCCACGGTTCGGGCGCCATGGGGACCGACGGGCAGCAGCAGACGCTCGCCGGCCTCGGCGAGACGGTGCGGGCGCGGCGGGACAGCTTCCCGGCCATCGTCGTGTTCCCGCAGGCGCCGAAGCTGGAGCACGGGGTCGGGCGCGCGATCTTCGCCCGCATCGCCATGCGCGCGCTCGACGACGCGACGCGCGAGTTCCACGGCGACAGCGCGCGCACCTATCTCACCGGCTACTCGTTCGGCGCGAAGCTGGGCTACGAGCTGCTGGCGGAGAACCCGAGCCGGTTCGCGGCGTACGTGCCCGTCTCCGGCGAGGTGTGCGTCGTCTGTCTCACCGACCGTCCGGCCGGGGCGAACGCCGACTCCGTGCTCCACGCCGTGATCCAGCGCGCCGGCCCGGTGCCGATGTGGCTCTTCCACGGCCGTCGCGACGGGAGCATCCCGGTGGCGAGCGCGCGCCGGATCGTCCGCATCCGGCAGGACATGGGCGCGCCGGTCCGGTACACCGAGCTGCCGGACGGCACCCACGACATCTGGCACGAGGCCTACGAGACCCCGGGGCTGTTCGACTGGCTCCTGGCGCAGCACCGGTAG
- a CDS encoding 4'-phosphopantetheinyl transferase family protein encodes MTDGWRAVAAPPALRPGDAHVWRVRLDAADELPALRALLSDDERARMDRFHRPADRVRFGVAHGWLRRVLAAYLDAAPSALAFGVGEHGKPFLRDAALEFNLSHSGDLALVAVAAHGPVGVDVERWDRAVECLELAERFFSPAELGALHALREDDARVVEGFFATWSRKEAYLKATGHGITRGLRHFDVPFAPGGAAALVADRLDVEATGRWAITGLAAAPGYSAALVAAAPLRALNLLEPPATGWGSR; translated from the coding sequence GTGACCGACGGCTGGCGTGCGGTCGCCGCGCCGCCCGCGCTGCGACCGGGTGACGCGCACGTCTGGCGCGTCCGGCTCGACGCCGCCGACGAGCTGCCCGCGCTGCGCGCGCTGCTCTCCGACGACGAGCGCGCGCGCATGGACCGCTTCCACCGCCCGGCCGACCGGGTCCGCTTCGGCGTCGCCCACGGCTGGCTGCGGCGCGTGCTCGCCGCGTATCTCGACGCGGCGCCGTCGGCGCTCGCGTTCGGGGTGGGGGAGCACGGCAAGCCGTTCCTCCGCGACGCCGCGCTCGAGTTCAACCTCTCGCATTCCGGCGACCTCGCGCTCGTCGCCGTCGCCGCGCACGGGCCGGTGGGCGTCGACGTCGAGCGCTGGGACCGGGCCGTGGAGTGCCTGGAGCTGGCCGAGCGATTCTTCTCCCCCGCGGAGCTGGGGGCGCTGCACGCGCTCCGCGAGGACGACGCGCGCGTCGTCGAGGGCTTCTTCGCCACCTGGTCGCGGAAGGAGGCGTACCTGAAGGCGACGGGCCACGGCATCACGCGCGGCCTGCGGCACTTCGACGTCCCGTTCGCGCCCGGCGGCGCGGCCGCGCTCGTCGCCGACCGGCTCGACGTCGAGGCCACGGGACGCTGGGCGATCACCGGGCTCGCAGCCGCCCCCGGCTACAGCGCGGCACTCGTCGCCGCCGCGCCGCTAAGAGCTCTCAATCTGCTGGAGCCGCCCGCGACGGGGTGGGGTAGCAGATGA